The Chthoniobacterales bacterium sequence ATGGTACATCCTGCACCCGGTCAGAAAGTCCGCCGCCCTCGTAATCGGCAATGACCTCGTCCCAGTAAACAGTCTGCACCTGGGGATTCCCTAAGCATTGAAGATTAAAAGCCCAATCGGCATACACTCGATACTTTAACTCGTAGGAGCCTAGCTTGGTGAACAGTTGTTTTTCGTAGAAGATACCTTGGTGGCAGATGTTGGACGTGCATAGACGGTGTTTGGAAAATGATCCGTCGCCCACACGATTCTCTGAGCGGTAACGGACATTCCCGTAGAGAAAACTTAGCTTGCCGGATGGCAAATGGGTAATGCGTTCTGCTGCCTTAGATAATATGCCCGGCTCTAAAAGATCGCCGGCCCCTAAAAAAAGCAAAAAATTACCCTTGGCCAATCCGATGCCTTTGTTCATGGCGTCATAAACCCCAGAATCGGGTTCAGAAATGCTGTGGAGGCGAGGATTATTCTGCGCACGCAGCCATTCGCGTGTTTCATCCGACGACCCGCCATCGATGACCCAATACTCAAATAGGCTGCTCATTTGGCTCATTACCGAGGCGGCCGACTGTACTAGTCCGTCATAAGCATTATAAGTGGGGGTTATGATGGAAAACATCGGCGGCATAAGACTAATAGAGATGTTACTATACAACGGCTTTCTGTGGACTCCGAAAATGGTGGTTGCATGAGATCTGTATTCTTAGATGATGCACTTTATTTCTTAGCATTGGCTGAATTCCCTTTATGAGAAAGAATTTCCAAATATGAAAATAACTACTCTGGAATCTCCTATTCTCCAGCCAGCACCCTTGGGTAGGTGTGGAATGTTTGTCAGTGCGCTATTCTGTGTTCTTGCCTTGGCATTTATTATTTTAACCCAGAGTCCCCATCTGAACAGGCCGCCTTTTGATGCGCATAACTTCCGTCAATCTCAAACATGGAGCACGGTCGAGCTTTACAATGAGACAGGGATTGATCTCTTGAATCCAAGAACAAACTATATAGGGGAGCCAGGCATATTTGTGCTGGAGTTCCCATTATATCAAGCTCTGGCAGCTATGTTAATGAAAGGCTTTGGTCACACCATCGCTGTGGCAAGAGTTTTTAATTTATTAGTCACCCTCGCCAGTGCTGGGATCGTTTTTTTGATGGGACGCCGCATTATGGGAATGCCTTCCGGTCTGCTGGCCGCCCTACTTTACCTGAGTGCCCCTCTCAATTTGACTTACATGTCGTCCGTGCTGATCGATCCGCTGGCAAATCTTGCCGCCTTGGGTGCGTTTTACATGGCGGCGCAGCTTCTCGCCGAAATCCCCCCAAAAACTGTCTGGATTTCACTTTGTTTTTGTTTTTTTGCCATAGTCACTGCCTTGATCAAGGCCCTGTATCTTTTTCCGGTGATTTGTCTGATCTCATTGGCAATCGGTACAGGGGGGCGGGAACAACGAAAGTCGGCGTTGCTGCTTCTAGTATGGCTGGTTCCCTCAGGCATTAGTTTCTTATTATGGAGTCATCATGCAAGCCAGGTTAACAACGCCTCTTTTTTTACAGAGGGGGTTAATCCTCTAGGTCTTCTCGGGTGGGATAAGTTGTTTACTGTCGGGTGGATTGTAGCGATGGCAAAACGCTTCGTTTCGGCCTGTGCGGGACCTCTGGCAGCTCTTCTGATATTGTCTGGATTGCTGTATGCGGCATACGAAGCTTTTCGCACGCACCAAAGAGGAAATTTTTTGGTGGTACTATTCTTCACGTGTGGCGTCGTCATCGGATATTGGCTGGTATTTCCAAATATTAACTATCCGCACGAATATTATAGTTTAATCACAACCCCCTTTTTAGCCTTGGCGGCAGCGGCGGTCATTACGCGGCTGACGGTCAAGTGCCAAACCGTTTTTGCAAGGGCTCCGTTAGCAATTCTGCTTTTTATAGGCATGGGACTAGTGACTAGTGGGACCAATGTATTATTCTTTCTCAAGAGAAACGCCACTCTTCCGATATCTTCCAATCCAAATTTGCTAACTCTGCAGTCGCTCGCAGGGAATGCGTTCCAGCACGGGGACTATGCAATGGTCTTCGTTCAGACAGAACGCAGTCCTGGCGGAGGCAACATGGGAAGCTCACCCGCAGCCATGACAGCTCTTGGCGTGCTTGGGACCTCGACGATTGTGGACGACGCTGCAAATGCGCTCGAGCGGTGGCGTGCTTTTCGTCCTCATTACCACCATCTCCACTACGTAGTTTTTTTCGGAATGCCTCCCGTGCAACAGATCGTCCAAGAATTTTCAGTTCCTGTCTTTACCAACGAGACTGAGAAAATATATGGCTTCGCAGTGCCCAACTTTGAAAGTTCAAAGTCAGAAATAGTCAAGCAGCCAGATATTTGAACCAGCGGCCTAAAGATTTCGGAACTGCCTAATTTTGGTGGAGTCTTCTAAGGTGATAGCAGCCAGTTCCGAAGCCGGGTTGAAGTGTTTCGGTGAAATCATTGCCGAAGA is a genomic window containing:
- a CDS encoding glycosyltransferase family 2 protein, with product MFSIITPTYNAYDGLVQSAASVMSQMSSLFEYWVIDGGSSDETREWLRAQNNPRLHSISEPDSGVYDAMNKGIGLAKGNFLLFLGAGDLLEPGILSKAAERITHLPSGKLSFLYGNVRYRSENRVGDGSFSKHRLCTSNICHQGIFYEKQLFTKLGSYELKYRVYADWAFNLQCLGNPQVQTVYWDEVIADYEGGGLSDRVQDVPFAQNRLRLIQEHFGLHYAVGHWLRSQWQHRWEQLVTRQQNHSKHP